Within Numida meleagris isolate 19003 breed g44 Domestic line unplaced genomic scaffold, NumMel1.0 unplaced_Scaffold2318, whole genome shotgun sequence, the genomic segment AAGCGGGAACACGCAGGTACATATTGGTGCCAGTACAGGGTGTCTGAGTCAGCAAAGTTATCAGAGAAGAGTGATCCtgtggagctggtggtgacaggtgagggcactggggacagcagaCGGTTCTGGGTGCCCCCAACAGAACCATGTCCCAATGCTGTCCCTTTCCCTTATGCAGATCGGAGCTTCCCACCACCCAGCATCTCCCTTCACACCAAGGAAAGTGTGGGAAAGGGGACAAATGTCACCATATGGTGCAGGAACAAGGCTTTTGGGGCCaccttcctcctgcacaaggatgGGCACTCAGCCCCAGTCCAGCACCAGGACTCTAA encodes:
- the LOC110390851 gene encoding osteoclast-associated immunoglobulin-like receptor — translated: MAPRALALILGWCLVAASRAQQLPQPSLRLHPSQGVSVGDNVTLRCHLPQPAAWVWLYQEGGWTYSKSKDKKQDAAEFSFVSTKREHAGTYWCQYRVSESAKLSEKSDPVELVVTDRSFPPPSISLHTKESVGKGTNVTIWCRNKAFGATFLLHKDGHSAPVQHQDS